From Fusobacterium sp. FSA-380-WT-3A, a single genomic window includes:
- a CDS encoding enoyl-CoA hydratase/isomerase family protein — protein MELQKLIYTVEDGIGIVTMNYLKNLNAIDEQMADELMYVVDIAEKDPNVKVLVIKSAGKAFSAGGDIGYFYKLIQAGGEVNMDGLIAKVGVVADGMKKMSKMVITSVSGAAAGAGVSLALGGDFMICAEDAKFILAFVNLGLVPDTGVTYLLSKAIGTSRTMELAATGRPLSATEAKELGLAYKVTTVEELEEVTLKFAKKLASGPLISYKNIKKQIYDASYSDYKKWLDETEIPTQRECAASMDFQEGCKAFMEKRKAVFKGK, from the coding sequence ATGGAATTACAAAAACTAATTTATACTGTAGAAGACGGTATTGGAATAGTTACAATGAATTATTTAAAAAATCTTAATGCAATTGATGAACAAATGGCTGATGAATTAATGTATGTTGTTGATATAGCTGAAAAAGACCCTAATGTAAAAGTTCTTGTTATAAAAAGTGCTGGAAAAGCTTTTTCTGCTGGTGGAGATATTGGATATTTTTATAAATTAATCCAAGCTGGAGGAGAAGTAAATATGGATGGATTAATTGCTAAAGTTGGCGTTGTAGCTGATGGAATGAAAAAAATGAGTAAAATGGTAATTACATCTGTATCTGGAGCTGCTGCTGGAGCTGGAGTTAGTCTTGCTCTTGGTGGAGATTTTATGATTTGTGCTGAAGATGCAAAATTTATATTAGCTTTTGTTAATTTAGGACTTGTTCCTGATACAGGGGTTACTTACTTATTATCTAAAGCGATTGGTACTTCTCGTACAATGGAGTTAGCAGCTACAGGAAGACCTCTATCAGCAACTGAAGCTAAAGAACTTGGTTTAGCTTACAAAGTTACAACTGTAGAAGAATTAGAAGAAGTCACTCTGAAATTTGCCAAAAAACTAGCTTCTGGTCCACTTATTTCTTATAAAAATATTAAAAAACAAATTTATGATGCTAGTTATTCTGATTATAAAAAATGGCTTGATGAAACAGAAATTCCTACTCAAAGAGAATGTGCTGCTTCAATGGATTTCCAAGAAGGATGTAAAGCATTTATGGAAAAAAGAAAAGCTGTCTTTAAAGGAAAATAA
- a CDS encoding alpha-2-macroglobulin encodes MKKLLYILILIFMFGCGKEKESEKNNIPENTSTKIETTVEKISDKTENQINESYLKINDVITVSGEKSRINIEFSENLEENKDFSAYIKISPEVSHKVLKDKNKLIIIGDFNLKDTYTIKILKEINSITHKTLKENIEKSINFKELEPKIVFSNDGIILPSTNNQKISFKSINVKKVKVQVKKVYENNLTQFLQDFIFEGNGSVLDWRTQSEFYKVGDSIFEKEFDIDYKKNIWTQSEIELSNLINNKGIFILELSFDKDGIDYTFPENTPEYKKNNLIYNNGNIGKALLLSDIGIIAQKDRENTIINVVNLLTNSIIKNAKIKVISENNQILYEGVTNENGDYTFPNNEKAFYIIVENNNQISILKFKDSSLSFDGFAVEGVYTTTGIKVFMYPDRGIYRPGDEINLSIIARNTDKTFPENHPIIMNVYSPRGKKLIENHSINNGKNGFYTYNFKTNLDGETGIYRIEALIGDESFIREIPVETITPNKIKVETKIPKELDIKNEENLEFSLSSKYLFGAVANNLKFTSDIQIREENINFEKFRNFTFDNPTSYDFYYGDFFEGKLDEKGIGNVKFNLKNLNPKNKNLVGIITTRVMETNGKPVISKDSITLNKFDSYIGVEIPKDTFIKNGDKLNLQVIAVSKDGEEYLPNKKLVYRIYKNEYSWWWDYGSYYSFVKSIKTDKNTVLLYEKEFLSEDKPYLIDYPIEGSGEIFVEVEDLETKQTVGLNLYADTWQNSNTNKKIDKLKMESDKKLYTIGDKAKIIFEGTEKSKALITVEKSGKIIKRIWKDIDSLKNEFELEITEDMFPNSYVAISLFQDYNKDNDRPLRLYGAVPIIVENNKTKLNISIEAPEELKPNEKFTIKVKNQEKIPMNYTIAIVDEGILNITNFQTPNPWNFFYQKEAQLLSFYDNYSEIIEKTKGEIHQVLQTGGDGFVNEMAGVLASKRDKNLGLEDVQRFKPLALYKGVLSTDENGEGSVDFVMPNYMGAVKVMVVGASEDKYGSIDKEIIVKAPIVIETSLPRTLKVGDEITIPITIFGLEENIGNVEVKFTMDGKTQKEIITLQNKENKKIFFKENIGNEIGNKNIKISVSSKVYNYEEEININVNSDSPYIYINDVEELSKDKEITFAEPKEAIKGSVNKFIIISNSPIFALNERINYLTRYPYGWAEQITSNLFSQLYLDSLTIKGEYDKKEVVKNINSGITKLVHYQLYDGSFSYWIGGKTDLWLTNYIGHFLIEAKSKGYYIPEQMYNRWLDFTKKSVKSYDSLPLDWKVYSLYLLALADSPEISEMNLIYENYFQNSNELDIRSKWYLANAYKLIGEDNLAKEMSLNLNRDIKPKDAREYFESNSSYIKDMSIVLKAYYDIYNEIDKNLYNKILGELQSNKWLSTESIGYSLMTIAKISGKEKTDEVKGLISINNKDIEFTTENGIFKYNIPSDITNIKVKSLSDKIFINHYWEGIPVNYQMEDISKNIKLERKYFDEKGQEINPNILTSGDSFWLQIKVLPTDIKSSVYVDDVVLTQILPTGWEIENLRATNIPLPQWINILKGDTTFEYEDIRDDRVLWFFDFYSERENSFFIKVNVTSLGKFTFPGTTVEAINNENYKGYLKGFTVEVK; translated from the coding sequence ATGAAAAAATTATTATATATTTTAATTCTTATTTTTATGTTTGGCTGTGGTAAGGAAAAAGAATCTGAAAAAAATAACATTCCAGAAAATACTTCCACTAAAATTGAAACTACTGTTGAAAAAATTTCTGATAAAACAGAAAACCAAATAAATGAATCTTATCTTAAAATAAATGATGTCATTACTGTTTCTGGAGAAAAATCAAGAATAAATATAGAATTTTCTGAAAATCTTGAAGAAAACAAAGATTTTTCTGCTTATATAAAAATTTCTCCAGAAGTTTCTCACAAAGTTTTAAAAGATAAAAATAAACTTATAATTATTGGAGATTTTAATCTAAAAGATACCTATACAATAAAAATATTAAAAGAGATAAATTCTATAACTCACAAAACCTTAAAAGAAAATATAGAAAAATCTATCAATTTTAAAGAGTTAGAACCTAAAATTGTCTTTTCTAATGATGGGATAATTTTACCTAGTACAAATAATCAAAAAATTTCTTTTAAATCTATCAATGTAAAAAAAGTAAAAGTTCAAGTAAAAAAAGTATATGAAAATAATCTTACTCAATTTTTACAAGATTTTATATTTGAGGGAAATGGTAGTGTTTTAGATTGGAGAACTCAAAGTGAATTTTATAAAGTAGGAGATTCTATATTTGAAAAAGAATTTGATATTGATTATAAGAAAAATATCTGGACTCAAAGTGAGATTGAGTTATCTAACCTTATAAATAATAAAGGAATTTTTATACTTGAACTTTCTTTTGATAAAGATGGAATAGATTATACTTTCCCTGAAAATACTCCTGAATATAAAAAAAATAATTTAATTTATAACAATGGAAATATTGGAAAAGCTCTATTATTGTCTGATATAGGTATAATAGCTCAAAAAGATAGAGAAAATACTATTATTAATGTTGTAAATTTATTAACAAATTCTATTATAAAAAATGCTAAAATAAAAGTTATATCTGAAAATAATCAAATATTATATGAGGGAGTAACTAACGAAAATGGAGATTATACTTTCCCTAATAATGAAAAAGCTTTTTACATTATAGTTGAAAATAATAATCAAATTTCTATATTAAAATTTAAAGATTCTAGTCTATCTTTTGATGGATTTGCTGTAGAGGGAGTTTATACTACTACAGGTATAAAGGTTTTTATGTATCCTGATAGAGGTATATATAGACCTGGTGATGAAATCAATCTTTCTATTATTGCTAGAAATACTGATAAAACTTTTCCTGAAAATCATCCTATTATAATGAATGTATACTCTCCTAGAGGTAAAAAGCTAATTGAAAATCATAGTATAAATAATGGAAAAAATGGATTCTATACTTATAATTTTAAAACTAATTTAGATGGAGAAACAGGAATTTATAGAATTGAAGCTTTAATTGGAGATGAAAGTTTTATAAGAGAAATTCCTGTTGAAACTATTACTCCTAATAAAATAAAAGTAGAAACAAAAATACCTAAAGAATTAGATATAAAAAATGAAGAAAATCTAGAATTTTCACTATCTTCTAAATATTTATTTGGAGCTGTAGCTAATAATTTGAAGTTTACTAGTGATATTCAAATAAGGGAAGAAAATATCAATTTTGAAAAATTTAGAAACTTTACATTTGATAACCCTACTTCTTATGATTTTTATTATGGAGATTTCTTTGAAGGAAAATTAGATGAAAAAGGAATTGGAAATGTAAAATTTAATCTAAAGAATTTAAATCCTAAAAATAAAAATTTAGTAGGAATAATAACTACTAGAGTAATGGAAACTAATGGAAAACCTGTAATTTCTAAAGATTCTATTACATTAAATAAATTTGATTCTTATATTGGAGTGGAAATACCTAAAGACACATTTATAAAAAATGGAGATAAATTAAATCTTCAAGTAATAGCTGTATCTAAAGATGGAGAAGAATATCTTCCTAACAAAAAACTTGTGTATAGAATATATAAAAATGAATATTCTTGGTGGTGGGATTATGGTAGCTATTACTCTTTTGTGAAATCAATAAAAACTGATAAAAATACTGTACTTTTATATGAAAAAGAATTTCTATCAGAAGATAAACCTTATCTAATAGATTATCCTATTGAAGGTAGTGGAGAAATTTTTGTAGAAGTTGAAGATTTAGAAACTAAGCAAACTGTAGGTTTAAATCTATATGCTGACACTTGGCAAAACTCCAATACAAATAAAAAAATAGATAAATTAAAAATGGAAAGTGATAAAAAATTATATACTATTGGAGATAAAGCAAAAATTATCTTTGAAGGAACTGAAAAATCTAAAGCTCTTATTACTGTAGAAAAATCTGGAAAAATTATAAAAAGAATTTGGAAAGATATAGACTCTTTAAAAAATGAGTTTGAATTAGAGATTACTGAGGACATGTTCCCAAACTCTTATGTTGCTATTTCTCTTTTCCAAGATTACAACAAAGATAATGATAGACCACTTAGACTTTATGGAGCTGTTCCTATCATAGTAGAAAATAATAAAACAAAACTTAATATTTCTATTGAAGCACCTGAAGAATTAAAACCTAATGAAAAATTTACTATAAAAGTAAAAAATCAAGAAAAAATTCCAATGAATTATACAATAGCTATAGTAGATGAAGGTATTTTAAATATTACTAATTTCCAAACACCTAATCCTTGGAATTTCTTTTATCAAAAAGAAGCTCAACTACTTTCTTTCTATGATAATTATTCTGAAATAATAGAAAAAACTAAGGGAGAAATTCATCAAGTATTACAAACTGGTGGAGATGGATTTGTAAATGAAATGGCTGGGGTTCTTGCTAGTAAAAGAGATAAAAATCTTGGACTTGAAGATGTTCAAAGATTTAAACCTCTAGCTCTTTATAAAGGTGTATTATCTACTGATGAAAATGGAGAAGGAAGTGTAGACTTTGTAATGCCTAATTATATGGGAGCTGTAAAAGTAATGGTTGTTGGTGCTAGTGAAGATAAATATGGTTCTATTGATAAAGAAATAATTGTTAAAGCTCCTATTGTTATTGAAACCTCTCTTCCTCGTACTTTAAAAGTTGGAGATGAAATTACAATTCCTATAACTATATTTGGGCTTGAAGAAAATATTGGTAATGTTGAAGTTAAATTTACAATGGATGGAAAAACTCAAAAAGAAATTATAACTTTACAAAACAAAGAAAATAAAAAAATATTCTTTAAAGAAAATATTGGTAATGAAATTGGAAATAAAAATATAAAAATTTCTGTTTCTTCTAAGGTTTATAATTATGAAGAAGAGATAAATATAAATGTTAATTCAGATTCTCCATATATTTATATAAATGATGTAGAGGAATTATCAAAAGATAAAGAGATTACATTTGCAGAACCAAAAGAAGCAATAAAAGGAAGTGTAAATAAATTTATAATAATTTCTAATTCTCCAATATTTGCTCTTAATGAAAGAATAAATTATTTGACAAGATATCCTTATGGTTGGGCTGAACAGATAACTTCTAATTTATTCTCTCAATTATATTTAGATTCTCTAACTATAAAAGGAGAATATGATAAAAAAGAAGTTGTTAAAAATATAAATAGTGGTATAACAAAACTTGTACATTATCAATTATATGATGGCTCTTTCTCTTATTGGATTGGAGGAAAAACTGATTTATGGCTTACAAATTATATTGGACATTTTTTAATAGAAGCTAAATCAAAAGGATATTATATTCCTGAACAAATGTATAATAGATGGTTAGATTTCACTAAAAAATCTGTTAAAAGTTATGACTCTTTACCTCTAGATTGGAAAGTATATTCACTATATCTTTTAGCTCTTGCAGACTCTCCTGAAATTAGTGAAATGAATCTTATATATGAAAATTATTTTCAAAATAGTAATGAATTAGATATCAGAAGTAAATGGTATTTAGCAAATGCTTATAAATTGATAGGGGAAGATAATTTAGCAAAAGAAATGAGTTTAAATCTTAATAGAGATATAAAGCCAAAAGATGCTAGAGAATATTTTGAGTCTAATAGTTCTTATATAAAAGATATGAGTATAGTTCTTAAAGCTTATTATGATATCTATAATGAGATTGATAAAAATCTTTATAACAAAATTTTAGGAGAATTACAATCTAATAAATGGTTATCTACTGAAAGTATTGGATATTCTTTAATGACTATTGCTAAAATATCTGGAAAAGAAAAAACTGACGAAGTAAAAGGTCTAATCTCTATTAATAATAAAGATATTGAATTTACTACAGAAAATGGAATATTTAAGTATAATATTCCTAGTGATATTACAAATATAAAAGTTAAATCTCTAAGTGATAAGATATTTATTAATCATTATTGGGAAGGAATTCCTGTAAATTATCAAATGGAAGATATTTCTAAAAATATAAAATTAGAAAGAAAATATTTTGATGAAAAAGGACAGGAAATAAATCCAAATATTCTTACTTCTGGAGATAGTTTCTGGTTACAAATAAAAGTTTTACCAACAGATATAAAATCTTCTGTATATGTAGATGATGTTGTTCTTACTCAAATATTGCCTACAGGTTGGGAAATTGAAAATCTAAGAGCAACTAATATACCTCTTCCTCAATGGATTAATATTTTAAAAGGAGATACTACTTTTGAATATGAAGATATTAGAGATGATAGAGTTCTTTGGTTCTTTGATTTTTATAGTGAAAGAGAAAATTCTTTCTTTATAAAAGTTAATGTTACTTCTTTAGGTAAATTTACTTTCCCTGGAACTACTGTGGAAGCTATAAATAATGAAAATTACAAAGGATACTTAAAAGGATTTACTGTTGAGGTTAAATAA
- a CDS encoding 3-oxoacid CoA-transferase subunit B has translation MAELKGRSLIASRCAKFFKDGDFVNLGIGVPLMCVNYLPKGVDIWLEAEIGTVGSGPSPNWDEADIDIIDAGGMPASVIPGGSIYDHTTGFGFIRGGHIDIAVLGTLQVDQEGNIANWTIPGKLVPGMGGAMDLCSGVKRIIVATEHCEKNGSSKILKKCTLPLTGKNCVTDIVTEKCYFQVTPEGLVLRELAHGYTVEDILACTEAKVIVPDEIGVME, from the coding sequence ATGGCTGAATTAAAAGGACGTTCATTAATTGCTTCTCGTTGTGCTAAATTTTTTAAAGATGGAGATTTTGTAAATTTAGGAATTGGAGTTCCTTTAATGTGTGTTAACTATCTACCTAAAGGTGTTGATATATGGCTTGAAGCTGAAATTGGTACTGTAGGTAGTGGTCCTTCTCCTAATTGGGATGAAGCTGATATAGATATTATTGATGCTGGTGGTATGCCCGCTTCTGTAATCCCAGGTGGAAGTATTTATGACCATACTACAGGATTTGGTTTTATTCGTGGTGGACATATTGATATAGCTGTTCTTGGAACACTTCAAGTTGACCAAGAGGGAAATATAGCTAACTGGACAATTCCTGGAAAATTAGTTCCTGGTATGGGTGGAGCAATGGATTTATGCTCTGGTGTAAAACGTATAATTGTTGCTACAGAACATTGTGAAAAAAATGGTTCTTCAAAAATTTTAAAAAAATGTACATTACCATTAACAGGAAAAAATTGTGTAACTGATATTGTAACTGAAAAATGTTACTTCCAAGTTACACCAGAAGGATTAGTTCTTAGAGAGTTAGCTCATGGATATACTGTTGAAGATATTCTAGCTTGTACTGAAGCTAAAGTTATAGTTCCTGATGAAATTGGAGTTATGGAATAG
- a CDS encoding GNAT family N-acetyltransferase, which translates to MNIVIRKEEEKDYRRVEEIAREAFWNLYFPGAKEHVVVNKIRKSQDFIKDLTYVIEVDNQVEGGIFYSNSKIIGKNQEEYEVISFGPVFISPKFHRQGLGRKLISYTIEKAKEMEYRAIIILGYPYHYETYGFLGGKKYNIYMEDGKFYKGLLVLPLYKDALKNISGYPEFSKDLEVTEEEMEKFDKNFPYKEKKFQESQKEFEKACVELDERKY; encoded by the coding sequence ATGAATATAGTTATAAGAAAAGAAGAAGAAAAAGATTATAGAAGAGTAGAGGAAATAGCAAGAGAAGCATTTTGGAATTTATATTTTCCAGGAGCCAAAGAACATGTTGTAGTAAATAAAATTCGTAAATCTCAAGATTTCATAAAAGATTTAACTTATGTGATAGAAGTAGATAATCAAGTAGAAGGAGGAATTTTTTATTCTAACTCAAAAATTATAGGAAAAAATCAAGAAGAATATGAAGTTATATCTTTTGGACCTGTATTTATATCTCCAAAATTTCATAGACAAGGTTTAGGAAGAAAGTTGATAAGTTATACTATTGAAAAAGCAAAAGAAATGGAATATAGAGCAATTATAATTCTGGGATATCCTTATCACTATGAAACATATGGATTTTTAGGAGGAAAAAAATATAATATTTATATGGAAGATGGAAAATTTTATAAAGGATTATTGGTATTACCACTTTATAAAGATGCTTTAAAAAACATATCAGGTTATCCAGAATTTTCTAAAGATTTAGAAGTTACAGAAGAAGAAATGGAAAAATTTGATAAAAATTTTCCATATAAAGAGAAAAAGTTTCAAGAAAGCCAAAAAGAATTTGAAAAAGCTTGTGTAGAATTGGATGAAAGAAAATATTAA
- a CDS encoding MATE family efflux transporter — MNQNFMKEKAILPLILSMSLPMMFSMMMASLYNIVDSYFVAKISENAMTALSLVFPIQNLVNAITIGFAIGVNAIIAYHLGAKEEKKANIGATQGLFFNGIHGILLTIICILIIPSFLKMFTSDSETINLGIRYSNIIFSFSLIISLGMTFEKIFQSMGKMLITMICMLSGCIANIILDPIMIFGWGIFPKMGIEGAALATGIGQTFSLILYIIFYYTTSIHIKIKPKYLVLNDKTYIKLYSIGIPAGLNIALPSLLISVLNGILATYSQIYVVVLGAYYKLQSFLYLPANGIVQGMRPLIGFNYGAKEYERVKKIYNFSLYFTILIMIIGTILCWTIPKSLIGMFTTNNNTILAGILALKIISIGFIVSSISIISSGALEGIGMGGPSLIISLLRYVFLIIPIAFILSSFMEALGVWHSFWITEFLSAITSHFLYVKIILKK; from the coding sequence ATGAATCAAAATTTTATGAAAGAAAAAGCTATTCTTCCATTAATTCTCTCTATGTCACTTCCTATGATGTTTTCTATGATGATGGCTTCTCTTTATAATATTGTAGATAGTTATTTTGTAGCCAAAATTAGTGAAAATGCTATGACAGCTTTATCTTTAGTTTTTCCCATTCAAAATCTTGTAAATGCTATTACAATAGGATTTGCTATTGGAGTAAATGCTATTATAGCTTATCATTTAGGGGCTAAAGAAGAGAAAAAAGCTAATATTGGAGCTACACAAGGTTTATTTTTCAATGGAATACATGGAATTTTATTGACAATTATTTGTATTTTAATTATACCATCTTTTTTAAAAATGTTTACTTCTGATTCTGAAACTATTAATCTTGGAATTAGATATTCTAATATTATTTTTAGTTTTTCTTTAATAATCAGTCTTGGAATGACTTTTGAAAAAATTTTTCAATCAATGGGAAAAATGTTAATTACTATGATTTGTATGTTGAGTGGTTGTATAGCAAATATTATTTTAGACCCTATAATGATATTTGGATGGGGAATTTTTCCAAAAATGGGAATTGAAGGAGCTGCTCTTGCTACTGGTATAGGACAAACATTTAGTCTTATTTTATATATAATTTTTTATTATACAACTTCTATTCATATAAAAATTAAACCAAAATATTTAGTTCTTAATGATAAAACATATATAAAACTATATTCTATTGGTATTCCTGCTGGACTTAATATAGCTTTACCATCTCTTTTAATTTCTGTATTAAATGGTATCTTGGCTACTTACTCACAAATTTATGTGGTAGTTTTGGGAGCTTATTATAAATTACAAAGTTTTCTTTATCTTCCAGCTAATGGTATAGTTCAAGGAATGCGTCCTTTAATTGGATTTAACTATGGAGCTAAAGAATATGAAAGAGTTAAGAAAATATATAATTTTTCTCTATATTTTACAATTTTAATTATGATTATTGGAACTATTTTATGTTGGACTATTCCTAAATCTCTTATAGGAATGTTCACTACAAATAACAATACTATTTTAGCTGGTATTCTAGCTTTAAAAATAATAAGTATAGGATTTATTGTATCATCTATTTCTATAATTTCTTCTGGAGCTTTAGAGGGAATTGGAATGGGTGGTCCATCACTTATAATCTCTCTTCTTAGATATGTTTTCTTAATAATTCCAATAGCTTTTATATTAAGTAGTTTTATGGAAGCTCTTGGAGTTTGGCATTCTTTCTGGATAACTGAATTTTTATCAGCAATAACTTCTCATTTTTTATATGTAAAAATTATTTTAAAAAAATAA
- a CDS encoding CoA transferase subunit A — protein MLSKIFSMEEILKKFHDGQTIMFGDWHGEFAADDIIEGMLEKGVKDIHAIAVSGGMPDLGVGKLINAKRVKSLITTHIGFNPIARDQMFAGELDIEFSPQGTFSERIRCGGFGLGGCLTPTGLGTEVEKGKQKLEINGKEYLLELPLRADITLIKATKADTAGNISFRMNSRAISTEMAFAGDIVIVEAEKLVEFGELGPNEIDIPAPLVDMVYVREGNTRHVCPYWQKLKQKAQEGGK, from the coding sequence GTGTTATCGAAAATATTTTCAATGGAAGAAATTTTAAAAAAATTTCATGATGGGCAAACTATAATGTTTGGAGATTGGCATGGGGAATTTGCAGCTGATGATATAATAGAGGGAATGTTAGAAAAAGGTGTTAAAGATATACATGCTATTGCTGTTTCTGGAGGAATGCCAGACCTTGGAGTTGGAAAATTAATAAATGCTAAACGTGTTAAAAGTCTTATTACAACTCATATTGGATTTAACCCAATAGCTAGAGACCAAATGTTTGCTGGTGAATTAGATATAGAATTTAGTCCTCAAGGAACTTTTTCTGAAAGAATTCGTTGTGGTGGTTTCGGGTTAGGAGGATGTTTGACTCCTACAGGACTTGGAACAGAAGTTGAAAAAGGAAAACAAAAATTAGAAATCAATGGTAAAGAATATTTATTAGAATTACCTTTAAGAGCTGATATCACTTTAATAAAAGCTACTAAAGCTGATACTGCTGGAAATATTTCTTTCAGAATGAACTCAAGAGCTATTAGTACAGAAATGGCTTTTGCTGGTGATATTGTTATTGTTGAGGCTGAAAAATTAGTCGAATTTGGAGAATTAGGACCTAATGAAATTGATATACCTGCTCCTTTAGTTGATATGGTTTATGTAAGAGAAGGTAATACTAGACATGTATGTCCTTATTGGCAAAAACTAAAACAAAAAGCTCAAGAAGGAGGTAAATAA
- a CDS encoding transglycosylase domain-containing protein, protein MKKIYKLFGIFSLIVIGISTIIYINYDVANLNNIFEDRYSVSVLDDKDEIIGVYLNNDEQWHLKSTENIPEKLKISVLNFEDKNFYSHNGVDFLAIIRSLKNNIIYKKRNGASTITMQVAKISNPKKRSYLNKYIEIIQSFKIENNFSKDEILLMYLNNAPYGGNIVGYKTASHLYFQKKPEELTWAESSLLAVLPNSPSLMNIEKNRNKLVEKRNFLLKKLYEKNYINETQYKLSFREPIPNKRYNFKNLAPHLVRRVIDNNKNIIIHSTINTELQQKLEKTTKDYSEFLKTQGIKNLSVLVVDNNTYEVKGYIGSQDFYDFENNGQVDGVVAKRSPGSVLKPFLYGKAIDEGLIVPQSKVPDIPIYFSNFSPQNANKKYYGIIEIQDALIKSLNTPFV, encoded by the coding sequence ATGAAAAAAATCTATAAATTATTTGGAATTTTTTCTCTAATCGTTATTGGTATATCCACAATAATTTATATAAATTATGATGTTGCTAATCTAAATAATATTTTTGAGGACAGATATAGTGTATCTGTCCTTGATGATAAAGATGAAATTATTGGGGTATATCTTAACAATGATGAACAATGGCATCTTAAAAGCACAGAAAATATTCCAGAAAAATTAAAAATTTCTGTTTTAAATTTTGAGGATAAAAATTTTTATTCTCACAATGGAGTTGATTTTTTAGCAATAATTAGGTCTTTAAAAAATAATATCATTTATAAAAAAAGAAATGGGGCTAGTACAATAACTATGCAAGTAGCTAAAATTTCAAATCCTAAAAAAAGAAGTTATCTAAATAAATATATTGAGATTATTCAATCTTTTAAAATTGAAAATAATTTCTCAAAAGATGAAATTTTACTTATGTATCTCAACAATGCTCCATATGGAGGAAATATTGTAGGATATAAAACTGCTTCTCATCTTTATTTTCAAAAGAAACCTGAAGAATTGACTTGGGCTGAAAGCTCTCTTTTAGCTGTACTTCCAAATTCTCCAAGTCTTATGAATATAGAAAAAAATAGAAATAAACTTGTAGAAAAAAGAAATTTTTTATTAAAAAAATTATATGAGAAAAATTATATAAATGAAACTCAATATAAATTATCTTTTAGAGAACCAATCCCAAATAAAAGATATAATTTTAAAAATTTAGCTCCTCATCTTGTAAGGAGAGTTATTGATAATAATAAAAACATTATTATTCATTCAACTATAAATACTGAATTACAACAAAAATTAGAAAAAACTACAAAAGATTACTCTGAATTTTTAAAAACTCAAGGGATAAAAAATCTTTCTGTTTTAGTTGTAGATAATAATACTTATGAAGTTAAAGGATATATTGGTTCTCAAGATTTTTATGATTTTGAAAACAATGGTCAAGTTGATGGAGTTGTTGCAAAAAGGTCTCCTGGCTCTGTATTAAAACCTTTTTTATATGGAAAAGCTATTGATGAAGGATTAATTGTCCCTCAATCAAAAGTTCCTGATATTCCTATATATTTTTCAAATTTTAGTCCTCAAAATGCTAATAAAAAATATTATGGAATAATTGAAATTCAAGATGCTCTTATAAAATCTTTAAATACACCTTTTGTATAA